A genome region from Fervidobacterium changbaicum includes the following:
- a CDS encoding TlyA family RNA methyltransferase — protein MAGNAQKERLDVFLARNGLAESRNKAKQLIKTGNVIVNGEVCLEPSKLVGLGDKISIVESLKYVSRAGYKLEGLFKSMSQKSSIANIAIKDKVICDIGSSTGGFVDFFLQNNARKIYAVDVNTYQLHPRIATNERVIKIQKNAKDLFLEDLGEFVDIVSVDISFISVRKIKGNILNLLKEEGYGIILIKPQFEVGYQHQGVIKDKLEHVRVLREVLTDFLAGGGLRLVYVDFSKILGGDGNIEFFAVFQKDANCSYSNVLDNELVEVVNKAWEELF, from the coding sequence GTGGCAGGTAACGCTCAAAAAGAGAGATTAGATGTATTCTTGGCAAGAAATGGACTGGCTGAAAGTAGGAACAAAGCTAAGCAACTTATAAAAACTGGTAATGTTATCGTCAATGGAGAGGTGTGTTTAGAGCCTTCCAAATTGGTCGGTCTTGGTGATAAAATATCAATCGTGGAGTCTCTCAAGTACGTTAGCCGAGCTGGTTATAAACTCGAAGGTTTATTTAAGAGTATGTCTCAAAAAAGCAGTATCGCGAACATAGCCATTAAGGATAAAGTTATATGCGATATTGGTAGTTCTACGGGAGGTTTCGTTGACTTTTTTCTGCAAAACAATGCTAGGAAAATTTACGCGGTTGATGTAAATACTTACCAACTGCATCCAAGGATAGCGACCAACGAGAGAGTGATAAAGATACAAAAGAATGCAAAAGATTTATTTCTTGAAGATTTGGGGGAATTTGTGGATATTGTCAGTGTTGACATTTCTTTTATCTCGGTTAGAAAGATCAAAGGTAACATTCTAAATTTACTCAAGGAAGAAGGGTATGGTATAATTCTAATAAAGCCTCAATTTGAAGTGGGCTACCAGCATCAGGGGGTAATCAAAGATAAGTTAGAACATGTGAGGGTACTGAGAGAAGTTCTAACAGATTTTTTGGCAGGCGGAGGTTTAAGACTTGTCTATGTAGACTTTTCCAAAATTCTCGGTGGCGATGGAAATATTGAATTCTTCGCGGTTTTTCAAA